One region of Cheilinus undulatus linkage group 4, ASM1832078v1, whole genome shotgun sequence genomic DNA includes:
- the tmem109 gene encoding transmembrane protein 109: protein MSSTRLLKDVSGLCMLLCGLLSSVCGQKVSESPGKVQELRSVLTELTEEVRAFLGSMIGEQTVNSVNKAFSQVVAVVAGGLASGLNILQKNLSHLLEAAGLTVNLPVQSVTTEGVIFVGQWLILALIGYWLLSLALQLVASTLRQALWLLKLGLALGCFGLILSDSSATSETTAVRLAVLVFVCVLLGVGRGQGSVVEDKTAHLEEQVRILERKLREMERWRRTEE from the exons ATGTCCTCTACCCGCCTGCTCAAAGATGTCAGCGGGCTCTGTATGCTGCTCTGCGGGCTTCTGAGCTCTGTTTGTGGGCAGAAAGTGTCGGAGAGTCCCGGGAAAGTCCAGGAGCTCCGGAGCGTGCTGACGGAGCTGACCGAGGAGGTGAGGGCTTTCCTGGGGAGTATGATCGGAGAACAGACGGTCAACTCAGTTAACAAG GCCTTCTCTCAGGTAGTGGCAGTGGTGGCAGGAGGTTTGGCAAGCGGTCTGAATATTCTCCAGAAGAACCTGTCACACCTGCTGGAGGCAGCTGGACTCACAG TGAACCTTCCTGTCCAATCAGTGACCACTGAAGGCGTGATCTTTGTGGGACAGTGGCTGATCTTGGCTCTCATTGGTTACTGGCTGCTGTCCCTTGCCCTCCAATTGGTTGCCTCTACTTTAAGGCAGGCTCTGTGGCTTCTTAAACTCGGGTTGGCTCTCGGCTGTTTTGGCCTCATCCTGAGCGACAGCAGTGCGACCTCAGAGACTACCGCTGTCCGATTGGCAGTGCTGGTGTTTGTCTGCGTCTTATTGGGTGTGGGTAGGGGGCAGGGTTCTGTGGTGGAGGATAAGACGGCTCACCTGGAGGAGCAGGTGAGGATCCTGGAGAGGAAGCTGAGAGAAAtggagaggtggaggaggacagaggagtGA